One window of the Xiphophorus hellerii strain 12219 chromosome 15, Xiphophorus_hellerii-4.1, whole genome shotgun sequence genome contains the following:
- the LOC116734398 gene encoding inactive ubiquitin carboxyl-terminal hydrolase 54-like isoform X1 translates to MSWKRNYFASGGGGGTQGVVATHTMASIAPSKGLSNEPGQNSCFLNSALQVLWHLDIFRRSFRQLSSHKCLEDSCIFCALKNIFAQFQFSSEKVLPSDALRSALAKSFQDQQRFQLGVMDDAAECFENILMRIHFHISDETKEDVCTARHCIPHQKFAMTLFEQCVCSSCGASSDPLPFIQMVHYISTTSLCNQAVKMLESRENPTPSMFGELLRNASMGDLRTCPSRCGQQLRIARVLLNSPEIVSIGLVWDSEHSDLAEDVIHSLGTRLRLGDLFYRVTEEKARRAELYLVGVVCYYGKHYSTFFFQTKIRRWMYFDDAHVKEIGPRWKDVVSRCIKGRYQPLLLLYADPRGTPVTLQDLPPHLDLQRLHRAGYDSEDSGREPSISSDTRTDSSTESYCGRQSSQSSQSSQSHHEAVASRCSSDSQGTLVCMERPDRTDRTLHASLCSLDAIGRAADAEQPLRKGGGAAERRRSSNWSRRIKPELDPPSAGYHSDGETLKEKQAPRHLPKPSSSSSSSAGRLRDFKETMTNMIRPPSSSSSSSLPAAVLSSELLPAADAALSSSSSPVQDWEADSTSSESKASSSGGVGRCRPAWRPRKETLNIDAIFMRERRRQAGYSPLGGGACEPDGAHTASLGQEEAPSIRAAFSRTLPSSFTGRQLPAPPAPPRLIQRMESGYESSDRNSGSPVSLDLSLGDRDSGEKKPSSSSSSSGPSWRNIRSKSSGALLQDLHSSSRGSLAPPAGRSELDELQEEVLRRAREEEQQRRQEKEREEALGFNPRPSKYLDLDQLQIQGKGDSFDRCVMEAELLLDQSLRLEQAGDVAAALSAVNEAVSKLRPAAAQGGAGSHSRLQRCMRRCRSLQQRMQQLLLQQSEAVKQEAEQQEEQQTLEQPRSKPLQLPVLLTEKQGDQSAAGQDHQAPPPFTCLVKPLPPASSLPSDPASSRSPCSGFGKPLGSARSLPALAVETNLDDVAPPPPPEEAWPEPSQAPPPQWPCSPPANQVLRAALPVQRWAENVNRYYNSQHAAAEGEELSELETLYQASLQAPSMPRGSRGVSPQPGGSRAAVRRTPSGSRRSKTPTAEIERNAYRRPVSPGEQPPAGEDENYSAENLRRLARSLSGTVIGSRPQNLQQNLQCSCDPSVSRPPLRHSDLHCSSSSLDRLHGPPAPRPPHTQTPRPPHTQTPRPPPSWGRSGSPWHQVLVLSDSGPTPSALHGVAMSYATLPRRAWPPSSSSSSLPRPRPGSAGSGPQSLYGAPPAPHRHRQASLPVVAPRRPRVSGDVPAQPLRLDVPPETDWRRHVDPRAARRQQLPARPGQPLWPGTVWAANREGGVSRFMGVRGHDQNQNLRGDRRS, encoded by the exons ATGTCCTGGAAGAGGAACTACTTTGCATCAGGAGGCGGCGGAGGCACACAGGGAGTGGTGGCGACGCACACCATGGCGTCCATCGCTCCCAGTAAGGGGCTGAGCAACGAGCCGGGTCAGAACAGCTGCTTCCTGAACAGCGCCCTGCAG GTTCTGTGGCACCTGGATATCTTCCGTCGGAGTTTCCGTCAGCTCTCCTCCCATAAGTGTCTGGAGGATTCCTGCATCTTCTGCGCCCTGAAG AACATCTTTGCCCAGTTCCAGTTCAGCAGTGAGAAGGTTCTGCCGTCCGACGCGCTGCGCAGCGCGCTGGCCAAGAGCTTCCAGGACCAGCAGCGCTTCCAGCTGGGCGTCATGGACGACGCCGCCGAGTGCTTC GAGAACATCCTGATGAGGATCCACTTCCACATCTCAGACGAGACCAAGGAGGACGTCTGCACCGCCAGACACTGCATCCCGCACCAGAAGTTCGCCATGACGCTGTTCGAGCAG TGTGTGTGCAGCAGCTGCGGAGCGTCGTCCGACCCGCTGCCCTTCATCCAGATGGTCCACTACATCTCCACCACCTCGCTGTG caACCAGGCGGTGAAGATGCTGGAGTCCAGAGAGAATCCGACGCCCAGCATGTTCGGAGAGCTGCTGCGCAACGCCAGCATGGGCGACCTGCGCACCTGCCCA AGCCGGTGCGGCCAGCAGCTCCGGATCGCCCGGGTTCTGCTCAACAGCCCAGAGATCGTCAGCATCGGCCTGGTGTGGGACTCGGAGCACTCGGACCTGGCCGAGGACGTCATCCACTCTCTGGGAACCCGCCTGCGACTCGGAGAT ctgTTCTACAGGGTGACGGAGGAGAAGGCCCGGCGGGCCGAGCTCTACCTGGTGGGCGTGGTCTGCTACTACGGCAAGCACTACTCCACCTTCTTCTTCCAGACCAAGATCAGGAGGTGGATGTACTTCGATGACGCTCATGTGAAGGAG ATCGGGCCCCGGTGGAAGGACGTGGTGTCGCGCTGCATTAAGGGCCGCTAccagccgctgctgctgctgtacgCCGACCCGCGCGGGACGCCGGTGACCCTGCAGGACCTGCCGCCGCACCTCGACctgcagcgcctccacaggGCCGGCTACGACAGCGAGGACTCTG GCCGTGAGCCGTCCATCTCCAGCGACACTCGAACCGACTCGTCCACAGAGAGCTACTGTGGCCGccagtcctcccagtcctcccagtcctcccagtcccACCATGAGGCCGTGGCGAGTCGCTGCTCCTCCGATTCCCAGGGAACGCTCGTCTGCATGGAGCGACCCGACAGAACCGACAGAACGCTGCATGCCTCCCTCTGCAGCCTGGACGCCATAG GCCGCGCGGCGGACGCCGAGCAGCCTCTGAGGAAAGGAGGCGGGGCCGCAGAAAGGAGGCGGAGCTCCAACTGGTCGCGGCGAATCAAACCAGAACTCGATCCGCCATCGGCAGGTTACCACAGCGATG GAGAAACCTTAAAGGAGAAGCAGGCTCCTCGGCACCTCCCCAaaccttcatcctcctcctcatcctcagccgGTCGCCTCAGAGACTTTAAGGAGACGATGACCAACATGATCCGCCCGCcgtcctcctcgtcctcctcctctctgccgGCCGCCGTCCTCTCCTCCGAGCTCCTCCCTGCTGCAGACGCAGCTctgagctcctcctcctctccagtCCAGGACTGGGAGGCCGACAGCACCAGCAGCGAGTCCAAAGCCAGCTCCTCTGGAGGAGTGGGGAGGTGCCGGCCGGCGTGGAGGCCGCGGAAGGAGACGCTCAACATCGACGCCATCTTCATGCGCGAGCGGCGGAGGCAGGCGGGATACAGCCCCCTGGGAGGAGGAGCCTGTGAGCCCGACGGGGCCCACACCGCCTCCTTGGGCCAGGAGGAGGCGCCGTCCATCAGAGCGGCCTTCTCCCGGACTCTCCCCAGCTCCTTCACAGGACGGCAGCTccctgctcctcctgctcctcccaGGCTGATCCAGAGGATGGAGAGCGGCTACGAGAGCAGCGACAGGAACAGCGGCAGCCCCGTCAGCCTGGACCTCAGCCTGGGAGACAG GGACAGTGGTGAGAAGaagccttcctcctcctcctcatcctcaggaCCCTCATGGAGGAACATCAGGTCAAAGAGCAGCGGCGCTCTGCTGCAGGACCTCCACtcctccagcagggggagccTCG CGCCCCCCGCAGGCCGCAGCGAGCTGGacgagctgcaggaggaggtgCTGAGGAGAGCcagggaggaggagcagcagcggcggcaggagaaggagagggaggaggcGCTGGGCTTCAACCCCAGACCCAGCAAGtacctggacctggaccagcTGCAGATCCAAG GTAAAGGCGACAGCTTTGACAGGTGTGTGATGGAGGCGGAGCTCCTGCTGGACCAGTCGTTGCGCTTGGAGCAGGCGGGCGACGTTGCAGCGGCGCTGTCTGCGGTCAATGAAGCCGTCT CCAAGCTGCGGCCGGCGGCGGCTCAGGGCGGAGCCGGTAGCCACAGCCGGCTGCAGCGCTGCATGAGGAGATGCCGCAGCCTGCAGCAGCgcatgcagcagctgctgctgcagcagtcaGAGGcagtaaaacaggaagcagagcagcaggaggagcagcagacgCTGGAACAGCCCAG ATCAAAGCCTCTCCAGCTCCCAGTTCTTCTGACAGAGAAGCAGGGCGACCAATCAGCTGCCGGACAAGACCACCAGGCTCCTCCCCCTTTCACCTGCCTTGTTAAGCCCCTCCCTCCTGCATCAAGTTTGCCCTCTGACCCCGCCTCCAGCAGGAGCCCCTGCTCTGGCTTTGGGAAACCCCTCGGTAGCGCCAGGTCCCTCCCTGCTCTCGCTGTGGAAACCAACCTGGACGACGTGGCCCCGCCCCCTCCACCGGAAGAGGCGTGGCCTGAGCCGTcacaagccccgccccctcagtgGCCA TGCTCCCCACCAGCCAATCAGGTTCTCAGAGCCGCCCTGCCTGTTCAACGCTGGGCCGAAAACGTCAACAGATACTACAACTCCCAgcatgcagcagcagaggggGAGGAGTTATCGGAGCTGGAGACGCTGTACCAGGCCAGCCTGCAGGCTCCCAGCATGCCGCGGGGCAGCCGTGGCGTCAGCCCGCAGCCAGGGGGCAGCAGAGCAG CGGTGAGGAGAACGCCATCCGGATCCAGACGCTCCAAAACGCCGACGGCTGAAATTGAGAGAAACGCCTACAGGAGACCGGTCTCACCTGGAGAGCAG CCCCCTGCAGGCGAAGACGAGAACTACAGTGCAGAGAACCTGCGACGCCTCGCTCGAAGTCTGAGCGGAACCGTCATCGGGTCGAGACCGcagaacctccagcagaacctccagTGCAGCTGT GACCCCTCTGTGTCCAGACCCCCCCTCAGACACTCAGACCTTcactgctcctcttcctccttggACCGACTCCACGGCCCTCCGGCTCCACGGCCCCCCCACACGCAGACGCCACGGCCCCCCCACACGCAGACGCCACGGCCCCCCCCCTCCTGGGGACGCTCAG gttCTCCTTGgcaccaggttctggttctgtctgacAGCGGCCCGACTCCCTCGGCTCTCCACGGCGTCGCCATGAGTTACGCCACTCTTCCTCGCCGTGCCtggcccccctcctcctcctcttcctccctccccaGGCCCAGACCCGGTTCTGCCGGTTCCGGTCCACAGAGTCTCTATGGCGCCCCGCCCGCCCCCCACCGCCATCGTCAGGcgtcacttcctgttgttgcTCCACGGCGCCCCCGTGTGTCAGGAGACGTTCCTGCTCAGCCTCTGCGCCTCGACGTTCCCCCGGAGACGGACTGGCGGCGCCATGTGGACCCGCGGGCCGCCCGGCGCCAGCAGCTTCCTGCCCGACCCGGCCAGCCTTTGTGGCCCGGTACCGTTTGGGCAGCAAACAGAGAGGGAGGCGTCAGCAGGTTCatgggggtcagaggtcacgaccagaaccagaacctgagaggagACAGAAGAAGCTGA
- the LOC116734398 gene encoding inactive ubiquitin carboxyl-terminal hydrolase 54-like isoform X4: MSWKRNYFASGGGGGTQGVVATHTMASIAPSKGLSNEPGQNSCFLNSALQVLWHLDIFRRSFRQLSSHKCLEDSCIFCALKNIFAQFQFSSEKVLPSDALRSALAKSFQDQQRFQLGVMDDAAECFENILMRIHFHISDETKEDVCTARHCIPHQKFAMTLFEQCVCSSCGASSDPLPFIQMVHYISTTSLCNQAVKMLESRENPTPSMFGELLRNASMGDLRTCPSRCGQQLRIARVLLNSPEIVSIGLVWDSEHSDLAEDVIHSLGTRLRLGDLFYRVTEEKARRAELYLVGVVCYYGKHYSTFFFQTKIRRWMYFDDAHVKEIGPRWKDVVSRCIKGRYQPLLLLYADPRGTPVTLQDLPPHLDLQRLHRAGYDSEDSGREPSISSDTRTDSSTESYCGRQSSQSSQSSQSHHEAVASRCSSDSQGTLVCMERPDRTDRTLHASLCSLDAIGRAADAEQPLRKGGGAAERRRSSNWSRRIKPELDPPSAGYHSDGETLKEKQAPRHLPKPSSSSSSSAGRLRDFKETMTNMIRPPSSSSSSSLPAAVLSSELLPAADAALSSSSSPVQDWEADSTSSESKASSSGGVGRCRPAWRPRKETLNIDAIFMRERRRQAGYSPLGGGACEPDGAHTASLGQEEAPSIRAAFSRTLPSSFTGRQLPAPPAPPRLIQRMESGYESSDRNSGSPVSLDLSLGDRDSGEKKPSSSSSSSGPSWRNIRSKSSGALLQDLHSSSRGSLAPPAGRSELDELQEEVLRRAREEEQQRRQEKEREEALGFNPRPSKYLDLDQLQIQGKGDSFDRCVMEAELLLDQSLRLEQAGDVAAALSAVNEAVYQSLSSSQFF; encoded by the exons ATGTCCTGGAAGAGGAACTACTTTGCATCAGGAGGCGGCGGAGGCACACAGGGAGTGGTGGCGACGCACACCATGGCGTCCATCGCTCCCAGTAAGGGGCTGAGCAACGAGCCGGGTCAGAACAGCTGCTTCCTGAACAGCGCCCTGCAG GTTCTGTGGCACCTGGATATCTTCCGTCGGAGTTTCCGTCAGCTCTCCTCCCATAAGTGTCTGGAGGATTCCTGCATCTTCTGCGCCCTGAAG AACATCTTTGCCCAGTTCCAGTTCAGCAGTGAGAAGGTTCTGCCGTCCGACGCGCTGCGCAGCGCGCTGGCCAAGAGCTTCCAGGACCAGCAGCGCTTCCAGCTGGGCGTCATGGACGACGCCGCCGAGTGCTTC GAGAACATCCTGATGAGGATCCACTTCCACATCTCAGACGAGACCAAGGAGGACGTCTGCACCGCCAGACACTGCATCCCGCACCAGAAGTTCGCCATGACGCTGTTCGAGCAG TGTGTGTGCAGCAGCTGCGGAGCGTCGTCCGACCCGCTGCCCTTCATCCAGATGGTCCACTACATCTCCACCACCTCGCTGTG caACCAGGCGGTGAAGATGCTGGAGTCCAGAGAGAATCCGACGCCCAGCATGTTCGGAGAGCTGCTGCGCAACGCCAGCATGGGCGACCTGCGCACCTGCCCA AGCCGGTGCGGCCAGCAGCTCCGGATCGCCCGGGTTCTGCTCAACAGCCCAGAGATCGTCAGCATCGGCCTGGTGTGGGACTCGGAGCACTCGGACCTGGCCGAGGACGTCATCCACTCTCTGGGAACCCGCCTGCGACTCGGAGAT ctgTTCTACAGGGTGACGGAGGAGAAGGCCCGGCGGGCCGAGCTCTACCTGGTGGGCGTGGTCTGCTACTACGGCAAGCACTACTCCACCTTCTTCTTCCAGACCAAGATCAGGAGGTGGATGTACTTCGATGACGCTCATGTGAAGGAG ATCGGGCCCCGGTGGAAGGACGTGGTGTCGCGCTGCATTAAGGGCCGCTAccagccgctgctgctgctgtacgCCGACCCGCGCGGGACGCCGGTGACCCTGCAGGACCTGCCGCCGCACCTCGACctgcagcgcctccacaggGCCGGCTACGACAGCGAGGACTCTG GCCGTGAGCCGTCCATCTCCAGCGACACTCGAACCGACTCGTCCACAGAGAGCTACTGTGGCCGccagtcctcccagtcctcccagtcctcccagtcccACCATGAGGCCGTGGCGAGTCGCTGCTCCTCCGATTCCCAGGGAACGCTCGTCTGCATGGAGCGACCCGACAGAACCGACAGAACGCTGCATGCCTCCCTCTGCAGCCTGGACGCCATAG GCCGCGCGGCGGACGCCGAGCAGCCTCTGAGGAAAGGAGGCGGGGCCGCAGAAAGGAGGCGGAGCTCCAACTGGTCGCGGCGAATCAAACCAGAACTCGATCCGCCATCGGCAGGTTACCACAGCGATG GAGAAACCTTAAAGGAGAAGCAGGCTCCTCGGCACCTCCCCAaaccttcatcctcctcctcatcctcagccgGTCGCCTCAGAGACTTTAAGGAGACGATGACCAACATGATCCGCCCGCcgtcctcctcgtcctcctcctctctgccgGCCGCCGTCCTCTCCTCCGAGCTCCTCCCTGCTGCAGACGCAGCTctgagctcctcctcctctccagtCCAGGACTGGGAGGCCGACAGCACCAGCAGCGAGTCCAAAGCCAGCTCCTCTGGAGGAGTGGGGAGGTGCCGGCCGGCGTGGAGGCCGCGGAAGGAGACGCTCAACATCGACGCCATCTTCATGCGCGAGCGGCGGAGGCAGGCGGGATACAGCCCCCTGGGAGGAGGAGCCTGTGAGCCCGACGGGGCCCACACCGCCTCCTTGGGCCAGGAGGAGGCGCCGTCCATCAGAGCGGCCTTCTCCCGGACTCTCCCCAGCTCCTTCACAGGACGGCAGCTccctgctcctcctgctcctcccaGGCTGATCCAGAGGATGGAGAGCGGCTACGAGAGCAGCGACAGGAACAGCGGCAGCCCCGTCAGCCTGGACCTCAGCCTGGGAGACAG GGACAGTGGTGAGAAGaagccttcctcctcctcctcatcctcaggaCCCTCATGGAGGAACATCAGGTCAAAGAGCAGCGGCGCTCTGCTGCAGGACCTCCACtcctccagcagggggagccTCG CGCCCCCCGCAGGCCGCAGCGAGCTGGacgagctgcaggaggaggtgCTGAGGAGAGCcagggaggaggagcagcagcggcggcaggagaaggagagggaggaggcGCTGGGCTTCAACCCCAGACCCAGCAAGtacctggacctggaccagcTGCAGATCCAAG GTAAAGGCGACAGCTTTGACAGGTGTGTGATGGAGGCGGAGCTCCTGCTGGACCAGTCGTTGCGCTTGGAGCAGGCGGGCGACGTTGCAGCGGCGCTGTCTGCGGTCAATGAAGCCGTCT ATCAAAGCCTCTCCAGCTCCCAGTTCTTCTGA